Proteins from a genomic interval of Anolis sagrei isolate rAnoSag1 chromosome 1, rAnoSag1.mat, whole genome shotgun sequence:
- the LOC132771497 gene encoding USP6 N-terminal-like protein, translating to MKKDIDALIAEERAEILDKYEKGRQEGAQIDPWEDADFTLYKVTDRFGFLHEHELPTRSALEEKQKLQEIERVDKWLKMLRKWGKYRNSEKMFRRVYKGIPLQVRGQVWSLLLDIEKIKMENEGKYEKMKEQAKDFSSEIKQIDLDVNRTFRNHIMFRDRYGVKQQALFHVLSAYSVYNTEVSYCQGMSQIAAILLMYLNEEDAFWALAQLLTNQRHAMHGFFIPGFPKLQRFQAHHEAILNKLFPKLKKHMDKEQMSTGIYTTKWFLQCFIDRTPFTLTLRLWDIYILEGERVLTAMAYTILKLHKKRLLKMSLEDLREFLQEKIATSLQFEDDIIIEQLQASMAELRKMKFDLPPPAKSEEFPKKVLGLELSLNLVSMKPSVAANGQQKDVNDLSQDKDALIQLSPDKNLSHLNETIGNSNIRKEETPDLSQPNGLPLEAEEAVVHNDPFQNNESSPKFEMEEKKEEENANRIPSENNLVVLNEIHVPEKNQDEPMATNETDSLESSSTERGSLQKNNPCFSIDDSNPVSQVQTGHLSVDSSLWESSLQSQTAEADLSASHNSIISLSGSESPHQVPLLPSVEEQSAIESPLSVQNATALQHESNTCASEDLLCEHTVLLPDHTAHPASIEPSFIPEHSLSTACDLPEAVAAPCAVGHSVLLFSFEDEQRRPSDASQYDNLSGGEYEDNNCSVHVHSSDRPAVPIPQDELSTPALKCTIPRSASVGEIENLQERIWEMVDLEHQPKGVNQAFTMLSHCKSLTGGGSVPLLLELDSDAGRLSEAFHGRPTSSPMLQEPHSPFRIVKTTTPLHLAHATEQGFMSEKHVALPLLETSYHDAADSDKLALAFMDTAEDGTAQDCVQKSQNDLGGLPALQRPKPKVPPKIFKTHSDNSFSPGCPPMVQMTKSVTF from the exons ATGAAGAAAGATATAGATGCCTTAATAGCAGAGGAAAGAGCAGAAATTCTTGATAAATACGAGAAG ggaaggcaggaaggggcTCAGATTGATCCATGGGAAGATGCTGACTTCACACTCTACAAAGTTACAGACAGATTTGGGTTTTTGCA tGAGCATGAGCTACCAACTCGCAGCGCTCTGGAAGAGAAG CAAAAGCTTCAAGAGATTGAACGAGTGGACAAATGGTTGAAAATGttaagaaaatggggaaaatacagAAACAGTGAAAAG ATGTTCCGCAGAGTTTATAAAGGGATTCCTCTTCAAGTGCGTGGCCAGGTCTGGTCTCTCTTGTTGGACATTGAAAAGATTAAGATGGAGAATGAAGGAAAATATGAG AAAATGAAAGAACAAGCCAAGGATTTCTCATCAGAAATAAAGCAGATAGACCTGGATGTTAATAGAACTTTTCGAAACCATATCATGTTCCGGGATCGCTATGGAGTTAA GCAGCAAGCTTTGTTTCACGTCTTGTCAGCTTATTCTGTTTACAACACG GAAGTGAGTTACTGCCAGGGAATGAGTCAGATTGCAGCCATCCTGCTGATGTATTTAAATGAGGAGGATGCCTTTTGGGCCCTGGCCCAACTGCTTACCAATCAAAGACATGCAATGCATG GGTTTTTCATTCCTGGATTCCCAAAGCTGCAGAGATTCCAAGCCCATCATGAGGCAATCTTAAATAAACTTTTTCCAAAGCTGAAGAAGCACATG GACAAAGAACAGATGTCTACAGGGATTTATACAACAAAGTGGTTTCTCCAATGCTTCATTGATCGG ACCCCCTTTACTCTAACACTGCGGCTGTGGGATATCTACATCCTGGAAGGAGAGAGAGTGCTGACAGCCATGGCATACACCATTCTCAAACTGCATAAAA AGCGCTTATTGAAAATGTCCCTGGAAGATCTACGGGaattccttcaggaaaaaattgcTACTTCTTTGCAATTTGAAGATGATATTATAATAGAGCAATTGCAAGCATCCATGGCTGAACTGCGTAAAATGAAATTTGATCTTCCTCCTCCAG CAAAATCTGAAGAATTTCCCAAGAAAGTCCTGGGGCTGGAACTCTCTCTAAATCTGGTGTCAATGAAGCCAAGTGTTGCAGCTAATGGACAGCAAAAGGATGTCAATGATCTCAGCCAGGACAAAGATGCTCTGATACAACTTTCTCCAGATAAAAATCTTTCTCATCTGAATGAAACTATTGGCAATTCAAATATTAGAAAAGAGGAGACCCCTGACCTTTCACAACCTAATGGTCTTCCCTTGGAAGCTGAAGAAGCAGTCGTGCATAATGATCCATTCCAGAATAATGAATCAAGCCCAAAGTTTGAaatggaggagaaaaaagaagaagaaaatgccaATAGAATCCCATCAGAGAATAATCTGGTAGTGCTGAATGAGATTCATGTCCCTGAAAAAAACCAGGATGAGCCTATGGCCACTAATGAAACTGATTCTTTAGAGAGCAGCAGCACAGAGAGAGGTAGTTTACAGAAAAATAATCCCTGTTTTTCTATAGATGATAGCAACCCTGTTTCCCAAGTGCAGACAGGACACCTGTCAGTTGACAGCTCTCTGTGGGAATCATCCTTACAGAGTCAGACTGCAGAAGCAGATCTTTCTGCCAGCCACAATAGTATAATTTCATTGTCAGGGTCAGAGTCACCACATCAAGTGCCATTGCTTCCCTCCGTCGAAGAGCAAAGTGCCATAGAATCACCATTGTCTGTGCAAAATGCAACAGCACTTCAGCATGAAAGTAATACTTGCGCTTCTGAGGATTTATTATGTGAACATACTGTACTGCTTCCAGATCATACGGCCCACCCCGCAAGTATAGAACCCTCTTTTATTCCAGAGCACAGCCTGTCCACAGCATGTGATTTGCCAGAAGCCGTGGCAGCTCCATGTGCAGTTGGACATTCTGTTCTCCTTTTCTCATTTGAGGATGAACAACGGCGACCTTCTGATGCATCTCAGTACGATAACCTGTCTGGGGGTGAATATGAAGACAATAACTGTTCAGTACATGTTCACAGTTCTGATAGACCGGCAGTGCCAATACCACAGGATGAGCTCTCTACTCCAGCTTTAAAGTGTACAATCCCCAGGTCTGCATCTGTTGGGGAAATAGAAAATCTCCAGGAACGTATTTGGGAAATGGTAGATTTGGAACACCAGCCAAAAGGAGTTAACCAAGCCTTCACGATGCTGTCTCATTGTAAGAGTCTGACTGGTGGAGGCAGTGTGCCACTTTTATTGGAGCTAGATTCTGATGCCGGGAGGCTGTCAGAAGCTTTCCATGGTCGCCCCACTTCATCCCCAATGCTACAAGAACCACACAGCCCTTTCAGAATAGTAAAAACTACCACCCCTCTTCATTTAGCTCATGCTACGGAGCAAGGCTTCATGAGCGAAAAGCATGTGGCCTTGCCTTTGCTTGAGACCAGCTACCATGATGCAGCAGACAGTGACAAACTTGCTCTTGCATTCATGGATACTGCAGAGGATGGGACTGCCCAGGACTGTGTTCAGAAGTCACAAAATGATCTGGGTGGCTTACCTGCCCTTCAAAGGCCAAAACCAAAAGTGCCACCAAAGATTTTCAAAACTCATTCAGATAACAGTTTCTCTCCAGGCTGCCCTCCCATGGTACAGATGACCAAATCAGTCACATTCTAA